The following coding sequences are from one Coriobacteriia bacterium window:
- a CDS encoding peptide chain release factor-like protein, which yields MDVPKTDEELLAQCDVQTFRAGGKGGQSVNTTDSAVRLVHRPTGVAVVCRRERSQHLNKRRCLKTLRRRLERLAWKPAERVPTEPSAASLRRRRESKERQAAKKRMRRAPAED from the coding sequence ATGGACGTGCCGAAGACCGACGAGGAGCTGCTGGCGCAGTGCGACGTGCAGACCTTCCGCGCGGGGGGTAAGGGCGGCCAGTCGGTGAACACGACGGACAGCGCGGTGCGCCTGGTCCACCGCCCTACCGGCGTCGCCGTGGTGTGCCGCCGCGAGCGCAGCCAGCACTTGAACAAGCGCCGCTGCCTGAAGACGCTGCGGCGCCGGCTGGAGCGCCTCGCCTGGAAGCCGGCGGAGCGGGTGCCGACCGAGCCGAGCGCGGCCTCGCTGCGCCGGCGGCGGGAGAGCAAGGAGCGCCAGGCCGCGAAGAAGCGGATGCGCAGGGCGCCCGCCGAGGACTGA
- a CDS encoding dienelactone hydrolase family protein — MARQTEQLVAIPSGEVTLEGALQVPESARGVVAFAHGSGSSRHSTRNQQVARALFEAGFGTLLFDLLTIEEDTLYENRFDISLLTARLRAATLYLRDLTETSGLPVGYFGASTGAAAALHAAADLGDMVSAIVSRGGRPDLAMGVLGRVRTPTLLIVGGADEQVLKLNRYALAQIATPEKALEVVTGATHLFEEPGALDSVSRLARDWFERYLS; from the coding sequence ATGGCACGGCAGACCGAACAGCTCGTTGCGATCCCTTCCGGCGAGGTGACCCTGGAGGGAGCGCTCCAGGTCCCGGAGAGCGCGCGGGGCGTGGTGGCCTTCGCGCACGGCAGCGGGTCGAGCCGCCACAGCACCCGCAACCAGCAGGTGGCGCGCGCGCTGTTCGAGGCGGGCTTCGGGACCCTGCTCTTCGACCTGCTCACCATCGAGGAGGACACGCTCTACGAGAACCGCTTCGACATCTCGCTGCTGACCGCGCGCCTGCGCGCCGCGACGCTGTACCTGCGCGACCTGACCGAGACCTCCGGGCTTCCCGTGGGCTACTTCGGCGCGAGCACCGGCGCCGCCGCCGCGCTGCACGCCGCGGCAGACCTCGGCGACATGGTCTCGGCGATCGTGTCCCGCGGGGGGAGGCCGGACCTGGCGATGGGGGTCCTCGGAAGGGTGAGGACGCCGACGCTGCTGATCGTCGGAGGAGCCGACGAGCAGGTGCTCAAGCTCAACCGCTACGCGCTCGCGCAGATCGCCACGCCGGAGAAGGCCCTCGAGGTCGTGACCGGGGCGACGCACCTGTTCGAGGAGCCCGGCGCGCTCGACTCCGTCTCACGACTGGCGAGGGATTGGTTCGAGCGCTACCTTTCCTGA
- a CDS encoding ferredoxin translates to MKPIVDFDLCIGCGLCEEVCPEVFRLEDDGLAHVIDEEPDEELYGPVREAADSCPVDAISIEE, encoded by the coding sequence ATGAAGCCGATCGTCGATTTCGACCTGTGCATAGGCTGCGGGCTGTGCGAGGAGGTCTGCCCGGAGGTGTTCCGGCTCGAGGACGACGGCTTGGCCCACGTGATCGACGAGGAGCCCGACGAGGAGTTGTACGGGCCGGTGCGCGAGGCGGCGGACTCCTGCCCGGTGGACGCGATCTCGATCGAGGAGTGA
- a CDS encoding glycosyltransferase family 2 protein, with protein MRRESASSPRLCASPREGCCPRRSGDRAGRQRRAGRRVARARVGGPVACPPRSGRRVPPARPPGRASRVAARARRGGRGAARIRREAVRAGRRPADRRVLGGAAAPASAARGPHGERDRAARVRRHRRSGARSRPRSPARPSDRQRLRQPLPLWPARRLAARHGETDRGGHGRLQPAHPRRSRRRVRPWRRVGPRRLPVARRDRAGAPRVRGLEVGVPGRPLAASRARRRRAHSPARIDPGVRLPFLLRPQPHGQRGLPARVAGGDPRLRGRPRRHRPALAPRGRGVDGRRPRPRAARRPGVRVRPHRGRGGPVRRRRAPSRRGVVPGAARARPRRRVRHSVRAARRLGLSQAPRFESRRHARRTFGRGGGVARRRFVAGPAQGGAIRAARPDGGSRRPRPGRGGGRGTEDRGVRPGGGERRREPVPCRRVRLPVVLDPRAARAHARLPEPQAGGGLVAPAAVRAGRVLRGGPGGPRRHAPRAGLRRRQLQPGRVPRRAGVHLVSWSVRRGGLVVGERPDGHRDRGAGRGGAVKLIIQIPCFNEEESLPVALAELPRELPGIDEVEWLIVDDGSTDRTVEVARAHGVDHVVRMTRNSGLAKVFMAGVDACLRLGADIIVNTDADNQYCAADIPKLVEPILAGRADYVVGARPIARIDHFSPVKKSLQALGSWVVRMASGTDIPDAPSGYRAVTREAAMRLNVFSEYTYTLETIIQAGRKGMAITSVPVRVNADLRPSRLVKSIGSYVKRSVFTILRVLMYYEPMKFFIVPGAVLGALGVLLGLRFVYFYAIGQGEGHIQSLILTAILMVIGFQLIVFGLVADLIAVNRSLLEEVQWRTRRLETEIDRVERAVAEEGQAGEGVARA; from the coding sequence ATGCGGAGGGAGAGCGCGTCTTCGCCGCGCCTCTGCGCCTCGCCCCGCGAGGGCTGCTGCCCGAGGAGGAGCGGTGACCGCGCCGGGCGGCAACGTCGCGCTGGTCGTCGCGTCGCTCGTGCTCGGGTGGGCGGCCCTGTGGCATGCCCGCCGCGCTCTGGGCGGCGCGTACCACCTGCTCGCCCTCCCGGCCGGGCTTCTCGCGTGGCCGCTCGTGCTCGCCGCGGCGGCCGCGGCGCGGCGAGGATTCGGCGCGAGGCCGTTCGCGCTGGGCGCCGCCCTGCTGATCGCCGTGTGCTGGGCGGCGCTGCCGCGCCTGCGAGCGCTGCGAGAGGGCCGCACGGCGAGCGCGACCGGGCCGCTCGGGTTCGCCGCCACCGCCGGAGCGGTGCTCGGAGCCGCCCTCGCTCTCCAGCGCGTCCCTCTGACCGCCAGCGGCTACGACAGCCTCTTCCACTATGGCCTGCCCGGCGTCTGGCTGCACGACACGGGGAGACTGACCGCGGAGGTCATGGGCGCTTACAGCCCGCTCATCCCCGCCGTTCACGCCGCCGGGTCCGCCCTTGGCGCCGAGTGGGTCCACGCCGTCTACCCGTTGCTCGCCGCGACCGTGCTGGCGCTCCTCGCGTACGCGGGTTGGAGGTGGGCGTTCCCGGTCGCCCCCTCGCTGCCTCGCGCGCTCGCCGCCGCCGGGCTCACAGCCCTGCTCGCATCGATCCCGGCGTTCGTCTTCCATTCCTTCTACGTCCACAGCCACATGGTCAGCGCGGCCTACCTGCTCGGGTCGCTGGTGGCGATCCGCGCCTCCGAGGACGCCCTCGACGCCACCGCCCGGCGCTCGCTCCTCGCGGTCGCGGGGTTGATGGGCGCCGGCCTCGCCCTCGCGCGGCCCGACGGCCTGGCGTACGCGTTCGTCCTCATCGCGGTCGCGGCGGTCCCGTCCGTCGTCGGCGGGCGCCCTCGCGACGCGGCGTCGTTCCTGGCGCCGCCCGCGCTCGTCCTCGGCGTCGTGTACGCCACAGCGTACGTGCGGCTCGGCGTCTGGGGCTCTCACAAGCTCCCCGGTTCGAGAGCCGCCGCCATGCTCGGCGCACTTTCGGTCGTGGGGGTGGTGTGGCTCGTCGCCGCTTCGTGGCCGGCCCTGCGCAGGGTGGCGCGATCCGAGCGGCGCGTCCTGACGGCGGGTCACGCCGCCCTCGTCCTGGCCGTGGCGGGGGTCGCGGCACTGAGGACCGAGGGGTTCGTCCGGGCGGCGGCGAACGCCGGCGAGAACCTGTTCCGTGCCGGAGGGTACGGCTACCTGTGGTACTCGATCCTCGGGCTGCTCGTGCTCACGCTCGCCTTCCCGAGCCTCAGGCGGGCGGCGGACTGGTCGCCCCGGCTGCTGTTCGCGCTGGCCGCGTTCTTCGCGGTGGGCCTGGCGGTCCACGGCGTCACGCACCCCGGGCGGGTCTCCGTCGCCGACAGCTTCAACCGGGTCGCGTTCCACGCCGTGCCGGTGTTCATCTGGTATCTTGGAGTGTTCGTCGGGGCGGCCTGGTCGTCGGCGAGAGGCCGGACGGACACCGTGATCGAGGGGCCGGAAGAGGCGGCGCGGTGAAGCTCATCATCCAGATCCCATGCTTCAACGAGGAGGAGTCGCTGCCGGTGGCCCTGGCGGAGCTCCCGCGCGAGCTGCCGGGCATCGACGAGGTCGAGTGGCTGATCGTCGACGACGGCTCCACCGACCGCACGGTGGAGGTGGCGCGGGCGCACGGGGTGGACCACGTCGTGCGCATGACCCGCAACTCCGGCCTCGCGAAGGTCTTCATGGCGGGCGTGGACGCGTGCCTTCGGCTGGGCGCCGACATCATCGTGAACACCGACGCGGACAACCAGTACTGCGCCGCGGACATCCCCAAGCTCGTCGAGCCGATACTGGCCGGAAGGGCCGACTACGTGGTGGGGGCCCGGCCGATCGCCCGGATCGACCACTTCTCGCCGGTCAAGAAGTCACTCCAGGCGCTCGGGAGCTGGGTCGTCCGGATGGCCAGCGGTACGGACATCCCCGACGCGCCCTCCGGGTACCGGGCCGTCACGCGCGAGGCGGCGATGCGTCTCAACGTCTTCTCCGAGTACACCTACACGCTCGAGACGATCATCCAGGCCGGCCGCAAGGGCATGGCCATCACCTCGGTCCCGGTGCGCGTCAACGCCGACCTGCGTCCCTCGAGGCTGGTCAAGAGCATCGGCAGCTACGTGAAGCGCTCGGTGTTCACCATCCTGCGCGTGCTCATGTACTACGAGCCGATGAAGTTCTTCATCGTGCCCGGAGCCGTGCTGGGCGCCCTCGGCGTGCTGCTGGGCCTGCGCTTCGTGTACTTCTACGCCATCGGCCAGGGTGAAGGGCACATCCAGTCGCTGATCCTCACGGCGATCCTGATGGTGATCGGCTTCCAGCTCATCGTCTTCGGGCTCGTCGCCGACCTGATCGCGGTGAACCGCAGCCTCCTGGAGGAAGTGCAGTGGCGCACGCGGCGGCTCGAGACGGAGATCGACCGCGTGGAGCGCGCCGTCGCCGAGGAGGGGCAGGCCGGGGAGGGCGTCGCGCGTGCCTGA
- a CDS encoding DUF72 domain-containing protein — MGSAKRNVRVGSCSWAERTMSGTFYPAAVRSAEAKLRYYAARFDTVEVDSTFYGLPRRDWVANWVERTPPGFVFHVKAYGLMTQHAVDERSLHPELRGYRFERTRSGRVARPEPEMLRRTFDIFLRETEPLRSSGKMGGVLMQFPPYFAAADPERARENLGYIERAAEMLGGLPVLVEFRHPSWVAEDRAGETFSFLADRGLSYVCVDAPQFEKRLTLPGVCAATAPTGYVRLHGRNTETYFKRTGTAAERFDYLYSRDELEEWADPVRRLAEETEVTYVMFNNCRNDYAPRNAGEMASILGGVVEERRGGVPTGEPAPAEENGADEEPAGGGKRGQGGGQLDLGV; from the coding sequence GTGGGTAGCGCGAAGCGCAACGTCCGGGTCGGCAGCTGCTCGTGGGCGGAGCGCACGATGTCGGGCACCTTCTACCCCGCCGCGGTGCGCTCGGCCGAGGCGAAGCTGCGCTACTACGCCGCGCGCTTCGACACCGTCGAGGTCGACTCCACCTTCTACGGTCTCCCGCGGCGCGACTGGGTCGCGAACTGGGTGGAGCGCACGCCGCCGGGCTTCGTCTTCCACGTCAAGGCGTACGGCCTGATGACCCAGCACGCGGTGGACGAGCGCTCGCTGCACCCGGAGCTGCGCGGGTACCGCTTCGAGCGCACGCGCTCCGGCCGCGTCGCACGCCCCGAGCCCGAGATGCTCCGGCGCACCTTCGACATCTTCCTGCGCGAGACGGAGCCGCTCCGCTCCTCGGGCAAGATGGGAGGCGTGCTCATGCAGTTCCCGCCGTACTTCGCCGCCGCCGACCCCGAGCGCGCGCGCGAGAACCTCGGCTACATCGAGCGCGCGGCGGAGATGCTCGGTGGGCTGCCGGTGCTCGTGGAGTTCCGCCATCCCTCGTGGGTGGCCGAGGACCGGGCGGGGGAGACCTTCTCCTTCCTGGCCGACCGGGGGCTGAGCTACGTCTGCGTGGACGCGCCGCAGTTCGAGAAGCGCCTGACCCTGCCCGGCGTCTGCGCCGCGACCGCGCCGACGGGGTACGTGCGCCTGCACGGCCGCAACACCGAGACGTACTTCAAGCGGACCGGGACGGCCGCGGAGCGCTTCGACTACCTCTACTCCCGCGACGAGCTCGAGGAGTGGGCGGACCCCGTCCGCCGGCTCGCCGAGGAGACCGAGGTCACCTACGTCATGTTCAACAACTGCCGCAACGACTACGCTCCCCGCAACGCCGGCGAGATGGCCTCGATCCTCGGCGGCGTCGTGGAGGAGCGGCGCGGCGGCGTGCCGACCGGCGAACCGGCGCCGGCGGAGGAGAACGGGGCGGACGAAGAGCCCGCCGGGGGCGGGAAGCGCGGTCAGGGGGGCGGCCAGCTCGACCTCGGGGTGTGA
- a CDS encoding flippase-like domain-containing protein, producing the protein MPEGRSAKRASAAIQWGLAAGAIAVIAWVVATHSEEARRLLDLTPRLFALISVSAIGTHLLNGWELQVLTARFGARIRFRDTFSLALMVNVLNYLPAKTGTLANGAVLRGCFKVRAAHFGALVLGSGVIHLWVAGSLAGAVLLAAGQPALGWPVLLGPSAALLALLAWGWFAPRRRDSDHMRAPLRIAYDAAHGIADIYRDTRLMAIELLINVGLVALDAARTYFAFRALSTEATFAQSLVVVAAAIVLERFSVIPGGLGFREGGSAAAAGAVGISSALGLGAAVVDRAVKLVWLVLLGVPATLYVSRTTGHTLGEWLQRARAERPAPNAEGEAS; encoded by the coding sequence GTGCCTGAAGGCCGCTCCGCCAAGCGCGCCTCCGCCGCCATCCAATGGGGGCTGGCCGCCGGGGCGATCGCCGTCATCGCCTGGGTGGTGGCCACCCACTCCGAGGAGGCCCGCCGCCTGCTCGACCTCACGCCGCGCCTGTTCGCGCTGATCAGCGTCTCCGCGATCGGCACGCACCTGCTCAACGGGTGGGAGCTGCAGGTGCTCACCGCGCGCTTCGGCGCGCGCATCCGTTTCCGGGACACCTTCTCGCTCGCGTTGATGGTCAACGTGCTCAACTACCTGCCCGCCAAGACGGGGACGTTGGCCAACGGCGCCGTGCTGCGCGGCTGTTTCAAGGTCCGCGCGGCGCACTTCGGCGCGCTGGTGCTGGGCAGCGGGGTCATCCACCTGTGGGTCGCCGGCAGCCTGGCGGGCGCGGTGCTGCTCGCCGCCGGACAGCCGGCGCTGGGGTGGCCGGTGCTGCTGGGGCCCTCGGCGGCGCTCCTCGCGCTGCTCGCGTGGGGATGGTTCGCCCCGCGCCGCCGCGACTCGGACCACATGCGCGCGCCGCTGCGCATCGCCTACGACGCGGCCCATGGCATCGCGGACATCTACAGGGACACGCGGCTCATGGCGATCGAGCTGCTCATCAACGTCGGGCTCGTGGCACTCGACGCCGCCCGCACCTACTTCGCGTTCCGGGCGCTGTCCACCGAGGCGACGTTCGCACAGTCGCTCGTGGTCGTGGCCGCGGCCATCGTGCTGGAGCGCTTCTCCGTCATCCCCGGCGGGCTCGGCTTCCGCGAGGGCGGCTCCGCCGCGGCTGCCGGTGCCGTGGGCATCTCCTCGGCGCTCGGGCTCGGGGCGGCCGTCGTGGACCGAGCGGTCAAGCTCGTGTGGCTCGTGCTCCTCGGCGTGCCGGCGACGCTGTACGTGTCCCGCACCACCGGGCACACGCTGGGCGAGTGGCTGCAGCGTGCCCGCGCCGAACGGCCGGCCCCGAACGCGGAGGGCGAGGCGTCCTGA